Proteins found in one Gemmatimonadales bacterium genomic segment:
- a CDS encoding NAD(P)H-binding protein — translation MKAFVTGATGFVGGHLVAALRSRGDEVTALVRTPSRATALSALGATLVQGDIRSARSLADSMAGHDVVFHVAGLIAARNEAEFLAVNREGTGVMLEAAARAGHPRFILVSSLAAGGPTSPGVRLVGTEPGAPVTQYGRSKLAGEELVRASELPWTIIRPPAVYGPGDREMFRIFKAASVGFAPVFGRGEQQLSVVYGPDLVDALIAAALTPETIGQVYYACHQEVLTTGNMVRLAGEAVGRRVRVIGIPQPIGKALLTITDRTARLAGRATVLSYDKTAEFFAPAWLADSAPFEAATGWSARHDFASGARATVAWYRQQGWL, via the coding sequence GTGAAAGCCTTTGTGACCGGTGCCACCGGCTTCGTAGGCGGCCACCTCGTCGCCGCGCTCCGATCCCGCGGCGATGAGGTCACCGCCCTGGTGCGCACGCCGTCCCGCGCCACCGCTCTCAGCGCCCTCGGCGCCACGCTGGTCCAGGGCGACATCCGTTCGGCTCGCAGCCTGGCCGACTCGATGGCGGGCCACGACGTGGTCTTTCATGTTGCCGGCTTGATTGCGGCCCGCAACGAAGCCGAGTTCCTCGCCGTCAACCGGGAAGGCACCGGGGTCATGCTCGAGGCCGCCGCGCGCGCCGGGCATCCCCGCTTCATTCTGGTGTCATCGCTGGCGGCCGGAGGGCCAACGTCGCCCGGCGTGCGCCTGGTCGGCACCGAGCCCGGAGCGCCGGTGACCCAGTACGGGCGCAGCAAACTCGCCGGCGAAGAGCTGGTGCGGGCCAGCGAACTCCCCTGGACCATCATCCGCCCGCCCGCCGTGTACGGACCAGGCGACCGCGAGATGTTCCGGATCTTCAAGGCAGCCTCGGTCGGCTTCGCGCCGGTGTTCGGGCGGGGCGAGCAGCAGCTATCGGTCGTCTACGGGCCCGACCTGGTCGACGCGCTGATTGCCGCCGCACTGACTCCCGAGACGATTGGCCAGGTGTACTATGCCTGTCACCAGGAAGTCCTCACCACCGGCAACATGGTCCGTCTGGCCGGCGAGGCCGTGGGTCGGCGGGTCCGGGTGATCGGGATTCCTCAGCCGATCGGCAAGGCCCTGCTGACGATCACCGATCGTACGGCACGACTGGCCGGGCGGGCTACGGTGCTATCCTACGACAAGACGGCTGAGTTCTTCGCCCCAGCCTGGCTGGCCGACTCCGCACCGTTCGAAGCCGCAACCGGGTGGTCCGCTCGGCACGACTTCGCGTCCGGTGCGCGCGCAACCGTGGCATGGTACCGCCAGCAGGGATGGCTGTAG
- a CDS encoding phosphatase PAP2 family protein, with protein sequence MAVAVRPAEWLLAGYAAFVTIVGLGRLERHPAVAWAVAAHVLLLALLFMFQRLPAGRGSWLRNFGPIVLLLALYGALDLLNGFGGARTYDDTVLAWERWVFGEEVSRLWWQRWNDRLASTVFHAAYFSYYLIVPIPVVIALFRRDEAELSRTLFALMAVFVLCYVLFILAPVAGPYYEYPRPDQQFLDNWAAQAVYGVLDRGSSFGAAFPSSHVAASWIATAATWRSSKAIGWVVGLLSALLTIGVVYCQMHYAIDALAGLVVAAAVFGLTRAVFTRRANPTH encoded by the coding sequence ATGGCTGTAGCGGTTCGGCCGGCGGAATGGCTGCTCGCCGGCTACGCCGCCTTTGTGACGATCGTCGGACTCGGGCGTCTCGAGCGCCATCCCGCCGTCGCCTGGGCTGTTGCTGCGCACGTCCTCCTTCTCGCCCTTCTCTTCATGTTTCAGCGACTCCCGGCAGGACGGGGCTCCTGGCTGCGCAACTTCGGTCCGATCGTGCTGCTGCTGGCCCTCTACGGAGCTCTGGATCTTCTGAATGGATTCGGCGGAGCACGAACCTACGACGACACCGTCCTGGCGTGGGAACGATGGGTGTTCGGCGAGGAAGTCAGCCGGCTCTGGTGGCAACGATGGAATGACCGACTGGCTTCCACGGTATTTCATGCGGCGTACTTCTCGTACTACCTGATCGTCCCAATCCCTGTCGTGATCGCACTCTTTCGACGAGACGAGGCCGAGCTTTCGAGAACGCTGTTTGCCCTCATGGCTGTCTTCGTGCTCTGCTACGTTCTCTTCATCCTGGCTCCCGTGGCCGGCCCCTACTACGAGTATCCGAGGCCTGATCAACAGTTCCTGGACAACTGGGCTGCGCAGGCCGTCTATGGCGTGCTCGACCGCGGCAGTTCATTTGGTGCTGCCTTCCCGAGTTCCCACGTCGCCGCATCCTGGATTGCGACGGCCGCGACCTGGCGGAGCAGCAAGGCCATCGGCTGGGTCGTAGGGCTGCTCTCGGCACTCCTCACGATCGGGGTCGTCTACTGCCAGATGCACTACGCGATCGATGCCCTCGCAGGACTGGTCGTTGCGGCTGCGGTCTTCGGCCTGACCCGAGCAGTGTTCACGCGGCGAGCCAACCCCACCCACTGA
- a CDS encoding sigma-70 family RNA polymerase sigma factor: protein MTDDLERLYKSTYTAVVRFLYRKVWDADRAEDLAQEVFIRAMAHNPEKPRAWVFAVAANLARDEARAAVRRKKHLTLLTNDPLPMSTPDKTVDEAMEYDERKALVNEALATLSDRDREVLLLWDAGLSYPEIAEQTGLAVGAIGTTLARARKRLLDAYDGMDHDRRRAEAHS, encoded by the coding sequence ATGACCGACGATCTGGAGCGCCTCTATAAATCGACGTATACGGCCGTTGTTCGTTTCCTGTATCGCAAGGTCTGGGACGCGGACCGCGCCGAGGATCTTGCCCAGGAAGTCTTCATTCGTGCCATGGCTCACAATCCCGAGAAGCCTCGGGCGTGGGTCTTTGCGGTTGCCGCCAATCTGGCGCGAGACGAAGCGCGCGCGGCCGTTCGTCGGAAGAAACACCTGACCCTGCTCACCAACGACCCCCTGCCCATGTCGACCCCGGACAAGACGGTCGACGAGGCCATGGAGTACGATGAGCGGAAGGCGCTGGTCAACGAGGCGCTGGCCACCTTGTCGGACCGGGATCGCGAGGTCCTGCTGTTGTGGGACGCGGGACTGAGTTATCCCGAGATTGCAGAGCAAACCGGGCTGGCCGTCGGTGCAATCGGCACCACGCTGGCAAGAGCCCGCAAACGACTCCTGGACGCATATGACGGGATGGATCACGATCGACGGCGCGCCGAGGCACATTCCTGA
- a CDS encoding zf-HC2 domain-containing protein: MTGWITIDGAPRHIPEDELHAYLDQALSRSQCVEIECHLAECRQCRHLRDDVAAVRDRITALLVDTAPRRVTPIPPYERIVAKHQARRRALVGRVRRIGLLAAGLVGAVGLGWWMQGGGSTGSALPATVAVADQAPEPVRTLVAAGPVALVDDDSTGSTVVGESTVEPTGDRIPLVRDETPTLRAAPIRPQTATPVVQVSAVVADEESIGFEGLWQSVDWQQARAETGGNLPRVSGLPILDIQLQQIGGEERPIVVVVQQHPSGRLIRTVEGPIERIEQLLERYAARSSGQVRASTPALTPPDYVSSGSGTPRRLRILSVIANFPADSLNAMARAIDVRE; the protein is encoded by the coding sequence ATGACGGGATGGATCACGATCGACGGCGCGCCGAGGCACATTCCTGAGGACGAGCTTCACGCCTATCTGGACCAGGCGCTAAGCCGTTCGCAGTGCGTCGAAATCGAATGTCATCTGGCGGAGTGCAGGCAATGCCGGCACCTGCGAGATGACGTTGCGGCGGTTCGAGACCGGATTACCGCACTCCTGGTCGACACGGCGCCCCGCCGGGTGACCCCGATTCCGCCGTACGAGCGAATTGTCGCGAAGCACCAGGCCCGCCGGCGTGCGCTCGTCGGCCGGGTGCGCCGAATCGGGCTCCTCGCCGCCGGGTTGGTTGGTGCCGTCGGGTTGGGTTGGTGGATGCAGGGCGGTGGCAGTACCGGATCTGCCCTGCCTGCCACCGTTGCAGTTGCCGATCAGGCCCCGGAACCGGTCCGCACCCTGGTGGCGGCGGGTCCGGTAGCTCTGGTGGACGACGATTCGACGGGATCGACTGTCGTCGGCGAATCCACGGTCGAGCCAACAGGTGACCGGATTCCTCTGGTTCGCGACGAGACCCCGACCCTGCGCGCCGCACCGATCCGACCTCAGACGGCAACCCCTGTGGTTCAAGTCAGCGCGGTCGTTGCGGACGAGGAAAGCATCGGCTTCGAAGGACTCTGGCAGTCGGTGGACTGGCAGCAGGCACGCGCCGAGACCGGTGGAAACCTTCCCCGAGTCAGCGGGCTGCCGATCCTGGACATCCAGCTGCAACAGATCGGCGGCGAAGAGCGGCCGATCGTGGTCGTGGTGCAGCAGCACCCGTCGGGCCGTTTGATCCGCACGGTCGAAGGCCCAATCGAGCGGATCGAGCAATTGCTCGAGCGCTATGCCGCGCGGAGCTCGGGCCAGGTGCGCGCCAGCACCCCTGCCCTGACGCCACCGGACTACGTCAGCAGTGGGTCCGGAACACCGAGGCGCCTGAGAATCCTCAGCGTGATCGCGAACTTCCCGGCCGATTCTCTCAACGCCATGGCGCGCGCCATCGACGTGCGCGAGTAG